In one Thermanaerovibrio velox DSM 12556 genomic region, the following are encoded:
- the rocD gene encoding ornithine--oxo-acid transaminase: MYTSKELMEMEHKYGAHNYHPLEVVICKAEGIWVEDPEGRRYMDMLSAYSAVNQGHRHPRIIKALKDQADVLTLTSRAFYNDKWPLFAKKLAEVTGKDMVLPMNTGAEAVETAIKTMRKWGYMVKGVEENKAEIIVFEENFHGRTTTIISFSVDPDARDYYGPFTPGFVVVPYDDLEAVKKAINKNTVGILVEPIQGEAGVRVPSDGFLKGLEKLCKENNVLLAVDEVQTGFCRTGKTFAFQHEDVDPDIIIMGKALGGGVFPVSAVAANENVLGVFKPGTHGSTFGGNPLACAVAMAAIDVLMEEKLADRAAELGKYFMDGLKAIQAKTDKIKQVRGKGLLIGVVLNESAGKARIYTTALKDRGLLCKETHGWIIRFAPPLVITKEEIDEALKKIEEVFVG, encoded by the coding sequence ATGTACACGTCCAAGGAACTCATGGAGATGGAGCACAAGTACGGGGCCCACAACTACCATCCCCTGGAAGTGGTGATATGCAAGGCCGAGGGGATATGGGTGGAGGACCCGGAGGGCCGCAGGTACATGGACATGCTCTCCGCTTACTCGGCGGTTAACCAGGGGCATCGGCACCCCCGAATAATAAAGGCCCTCAAGGACCAGGCGGACGTGTTGACCCTCACCTCCCGGGCCTTCTACAACGACAAGTGGCCCCTCTTCGCCAAGAAGCTGGCGGAGGTGACCGGTAAGGACATGGTGCTTCCCATGAACACCGGTGCCGAGGCGGTTGAGACCGCCATAAAGACCATGCGCAAGTGGGGTTACATGGTGAAGGGAGTGGAGGAGAACAAGGCGGAGATAATCGTCTTCGAGGAGAACTTCCACGGCCGTACCACCACCATAATCTCCTTCTCCGTAGACCCCGATGCCAGGGATTACTACGGTCCCTTCACCCCCGGCTTCGTGGTGGTGCCCTACGACGACCTGGAGGCGGTTAAGAAGGCGATAAACAAGAACACCGTGGGCATCCTGGTGGAGCCCATTCAGGGTGAGGCGGGAGTTCGGGTTCCCAGCGATGGGTTCCTCAAGGGGCTTGAGAAGCTCTGCAAGGAGAACAACGTGCTCCTGGCGGTGGACGAGGTTCAGACGGGCTTCTGCAGGACCGGCAAGACCTTTGCCTTCCAGCACGAGGACGTGGACCCGGACATAATCATCATGGGCAAGGCCTTGGGCGGCGGGGTGTTCCCCGTGTCCGCGGTGGCGGCGAACGAGAACGTGCTTGGGGTTTTCAAGCCCGGCACCCACGGCTCCACCTTCGGCGGCAACCCCCTGGCCTGTGCGGTGGCCATGGCGGCCATCGACGTGCTCATGGAGGAGAAGCTGGCGGACCGGGCGGCGGAGCTCGGCAAGTACTTCATGGACGGCCTTAAGGCCATCCAGGCCAAGACGGACAAGATAAAGCAGGTCCGGGGCAAGGGGCTCCTGATCGGCGTGGTCCTCAACGAGTCCGCCGGGAAGGCCAGGATCTACACCACCGCCCTCAAGGACCGGGGGCTCCTCTGCAAGGAGACCCACGGCTGGATCATCCGCTTCGCTCCCCCCTTGGTGATCACCAAGGAGGAGATCGACGAGGCCCTGAAGAAGATCGAAGAGGTTTTCGTCGGGTAG